Proteins encoded within one genomic window of Empedobacter falsenii:
- a CDS encoding MerR family transcriptional regulator: MNVDLPDKLYYSIGEVAKAFDVNASLIRFWEKEFEIIQPKKNKKGNRLFTKNDIDCFKNIYYLVKIKGYTLEGAKQAIGKKGIATTTDEIDVVKRLENIKDELIKLKMSFESEEILEKDELN, translated from the coding sequence ATGAACGTAGACCTGCCTGATAAACTATATTACTCGATTGGCGAAGTTGCCAAAGCCTTTGATGTAAATGCATCGTTGATTCGATTTTGGGAAAAAGAATTTGAAATTATTCAACCCAAAAAGAATAAAAAAGGAAATCGATTATTTACCAAAAATGATATTGATTGTTTCAAGAATATCTATTATTTGGTAAAAATAAAAGGCTATACGTTAGAAGGTGCAAAACAAGCGATTGGTAAAAAAGGAATTGCGACAACAACAGATGAAATAGATGTTGTGAAGCGATTAGAAAATATAAAAGATGAACTCATCAAACTTAAAATGAGTTTTGAGTCGGAAGAAATTTTAGAAAAAGATGAACTGAATTAA
- a CDS encoding NADPH-dependent FMN reductase: MKNIFIINGSTSENSSNQKIIENFISSTSQYFKCTVFDELKTLPHFDPERSIENTPQEILGFRTEIEKADGIIICTPEYIFSIPSGLKNVLEWCVSTTIFDGKPLGIITASANGEKGHEELQLIMKTLMTNFNNETTLLIQGVKGKVNSEGKIIDKVTLQQLEEFIVAYNQLLT, from the coding sequence ATGAAAAATATTTTCATCATTAATGGAAGCACAAGCGAAAATTCATCTAATCAAAAAATCATAGAAAATTTTATTTCTTCTACATCTCAATATTTCAAATGTACTGTTTTTGATGAATTAAAAACTCTTCCTCATTTTGATCCAGAACGTTCTATCGAAAATACGCCGCAAGAAATACTTGGTTTTAGAACTGAAATAGAAAAAGCTGATGGAATAATTATTTGTACGCCCGAATATATTTTTAGTATTCCGAGTGGATTAAAAAATGTATTAGAATGGTGCGTTTCTACAACCATTTTTGATGGAAAACCTTTAGGAATTATCACTGCGTCTGCAAATGGAGAAAAAGGACATGAAGAATTGCAATTGATAATGAAAACGTTGATGACAAACTTCAATAATGAAACAACTTTACTCATTCAAGGTGTTAAAGGAAAAGTAAATTCGGAAGGAAAAATTATTGATAAAGTAACTTTACAACAATTGGAAGAGTTCATCGTAGCTTATAACCAACTATTAACCTAA
- the dnaE gene encoding DNA polymerase III subunit alpha gives MYLIYDTETTGLPKDWNAPISDSDNWPRCIQIAWQLHDEMGQIIEHQDYLVRPDGFDIPYDSERIHGISTDLATEKGVPLKEVLDKFNEALGKAKFIVGQNLGFDINIMGAEFYRLNYENNLAEKPVLDTCTEVTAELLKLPGGRGGRYKLPTLTELHQYLFGVSFGEAHNATADVEATTRCFFELIRKGIFTKNELEVEDEYFVRFNAINETNIQPVGLNHVNLKKASQEIAKIKAKEDGGDEVIDISEEVLAQFEKAKFAHLHNHTQFSILQSTISVNDLVSAAAKNKMTAVAITDHGNMMGAFHFNAEVQNHNKAAKVKNEELIADGAEPTEVILKPIIGSEFFVCENHLDKTKKDNGYQIVIFAKNKNGYHHLAKMASKAYTDGFYYVPRIDKAIIEEYKEDLIVLSGNLQGEVPNKILNLGEKQAEEALLWWKEQFGDDFYIELMRHGQEDEDRVNQTLLAFARKHNVKVVATNNTYYINQDDSNAHDILLCVRDAEKQSTPIGRGRGFRFGLPNQEYYFKSEAEMKQLFQDIPEAIINIQEIVDKIEEYTLYRDVLLPKFDIPEEFHHAEDDEDGGKRGENAYLKHLTYEGAKIRYPELTDEIKERLDFELATIEKTGYPGYFLIVQDFIAAARKMGVSVGPGRGSAAGSAVAYCLWITNLDPIQYDLLFERFLNPDRVSMPDIDIDFDDEGRSLVMDYVIDKYGANQVAQIITYGTMAAKSSIKDTARVLDLPLFDANRVAGLIPNMKLSKIFNLDEAALKGALKPEEFDAVSELKRLSNGDDLAAETIQQAKILEGSVRNTGIHACGVIITPDDITNFVPVTTAKDSDLYVTQFDNSVTESAGLLKMDFLGLKTLTLIKDTIKLVKARTGIEINPDEIPIDDEKTYELFQRGETVGVFQYESPGMQKYMKDLRPTVFADLIAMNALYRPGPIEYIPSFVRRKNGEEPIQYDLDAMEEYLSETYGITVYQEQVMLLSQKLAGFSKGDADVLRKAMGKKQKAVLDKMKPKFVAQASEKGHDPKILEKVWTDWEAFASYAFNKSHSTCYAWVAYQTAYLKAHYPAEYMAAVLSNNMNDIKQVTFFMEECKRMGLAVLGPDINESITKFNVNENYEIRFGMGAVKGVGHAAVNSIISEREENGPFKDIYDFVKRVELRTVNKKTIENLVLAGGFDSFEFHRGRYFFIDNTTTNLEKLIKYGGNYQEQKNSSQTSLFGDFGGDSVVEDVVPMLPDCEKWNMLQRLSKEKEVVGIYISSHPLDDFKHELKMASNCSISDINANEDNFVNKEVSICGMMSNIQHRIAKNGNEFGIFTFSDYTDSMDIMVFGSDYMKYRHFMQENMFLNLKLNISKKEFKDKEGNVTQGRVYKNITNILLLNEIVEKQAEKMTVKIEVPEFSEETFSKLSDIMFKYQGDKLLKIQLIDPKDYLNNLDLPASKIKINICRDLLKELDELQEITFKLN, from the coding sequence ATGTACTTAATATACGATACAGAGACAACTGGTCTTCCGAAAGATTGGAATGCGCCGATTTCTGACTCCGACAACTGGCCGCGTTGTATACAAATCGCTTGGCAATTGCACGATGAAATGGGGCAAATTATTGAACATCAAGATTATTTGGTGCGTCCAGATGGTTTTGATATTCCGTATGATTCTGAACGTATTCACGGAATTTCAACTGATTTAGCAACCGAAAAAGGTGTTCCATTAAAAGAAGTTTTAGATAAATTCAACGAAGCTTTAGGTAAAGCTAAATTTATTGTTGGACAAAATTTAGGTTTCGATATTAACATTATGGGAGCCGAATTTTATCGTCTGAATTATGAAAATAATTTAGCCGAAAAACCTGTTTTGGATACCTGTACCGAGGTGACTGCTGAGTTATTGAAACTTCCTGGAGGTCGTGGAGGTCGTTACAAATTACCAACGTTAACGGAATTGCATCAATATCTTTTTGGTGTTTCGTTTGGCGAAGCGCATAACGCAACTGCCGATGTGGAGGCAACTACGCGTTGTTTTTTCGAGTTGATTCGTAAAGGTATTTTTACAAAAAACGAGTTAGAAGTTGAAGATGAATATTTTGTTCGATTTAATGCAATTAATGAAACAAATATTCAGCCAGTTGGACTAAATCACGTAAATCTTAAAAAAGCTTCACAAGAAATTGCGAAAATTAAAGCCAAAGAAGATGGAGGAGATGAGGTTATTGATATTTCGGAAGAAGTTTTAGCACAATTCGAGAAAGCAAAATTTGCACATTTACATAATCACACACAATTTTCAATTCTTCAATCGACTATTTCTGTAAACGATTTGGTGAGTGCTGCGGCAAAAAATAAAATGACTGCAGTTGCAATTACCGATCATGGAAATATGATGGGAGCTTTTCATTTTAATGCAGAAGTACAAAATCATAATAAAGCTGCAAAAGTAAAGAATGAAGAGTTAATTGCTGACGGAGCAGAACCAACGGAAGTTATCTTAAAACCTATTATTGGTTCCGAATTCTTTGTTTGTGAAAATCATTTAGACAAAACAAAAAAGGATAATGGCTATCAAATTGTAATTTTTGCAAAGAACAAAAATGGTTATCATCATTTAGCAAAAATGGCATCGAAGGCTTATACTGATGGGTTTTACTACGTGCCTCGAATTGATAAAGCGATTATTGAAGAATATAAAGAAGATTTAATTGTTTTGTCTGGAAACTTACAAGGTGAAGTTCCAAACAAAATTTTGAATCTTGGTGAAAAGCAAGCCGAAGAAGCTTTACTTTGGTGGAAAGAGCAGTTTGGTGATGATTTTTACATCGAATTGATGCGCCACGGACAAGAAGATGAAGATCGTGTTAATCAGACTTTGCTTGCGTTTGCGCGTAAACACAATGTAAAAGTTGTTGCGACAAATAATACGTATTATATCAATCAAGACGATTCGAATGCACACGATATTTTGTTGTGTGTGCGCGATGCAGAAAAACAATCAACGCCAATTGGTCGTGGTCGTGGATTCCGTTTTGGTTTGCCAAATCAAGAATATTATTTTAAGTCGGAAGCAGAAATGAAACAATTGTTTCAAGACATTCCCGAAGCAATTATTAATATTCAAGAAATTGTTGATAAAATAGAAGAATACACGCTTTATCGAGATGTATTACTTCCAAAATTTGATATTCCCGAAGAATTTCATCACGCAGAAGATGATGAAGATGGAGGGAAAAGAGGTGAGAATGCTTATTTAAAACATTTAACCTACGAAGGTGCAAAAATTCGTTATCCAGAATTGACAGACGAAATTAAAGAACGTTTGGATTTCGAATTAGCCACAATTGAAAAAACAGGTTATCCTGGTTATTTCTTGATTGTACAAGATTTTATTGCTGCGGCGCGTAAAATGGGCGTATCGGTTGGTCCAGGTCGTGGTTCGGCGGCAGGATCAGCAGTTGCTTATTGTTTATGGATTACCAATTTAGATCCAATTCAGTACGATTTACTTTTTGAGCGATTCCTAAATCCTGATCGTGTATCTATGCCCGATATCGATATCGACTTTGATGACGAAGGTCGATCGTTGGTAATGGATTATGTGATTGATAAATATGGAGCAAATCAAGTAGCGCAAATCATCACTTATGGTACAATGGCGGCGAAATCTTCGATTAAAGATACGGCGCGTGTATTGGATTTACCATTGTTTGATGCGAACCGTGTTGCAGGTTTGATTCCGAATATGAAGTTATCTAAAATCTTCAATTTAGATGAAGCTGCATTAAAAGGAGCCTTAAAACCAGAAGAGTTTGATGCTGTAAGCGAATTAAAACGTTTATCGAATGGAGACGATTTAGCTGCGGAAACTATTCAGCAAGCAAAAATCTTAGAAGGTTCTGTTCGTAACACGGGAATTCACGCGTGTGGGGTAATTATTACGCCAGATGATATTACGAATTTCGTACCTGTAACAACAGCTAAAGATTCAGATTTATATGTAACGCAGTTTGATAACTCGGTTACAGAAAGTGCCGGATTATTGAAGATGGACTTTTTGGGGTTGAAAACCTTAACCTTGATTAAAGATACCATCAAATTAGTAAAAGCGAGAACAGGAATCGAAATCAATCCGGATGAAATTCCGATTGACGACGAAAAAACATATGAGCTTTTCCAGCGTGGCGAAACGGTTGGGGTTTTCCAATACGAGTCACCCGGAATGCAAAAATACATGAAGGATTTACGTCCGACAGTTTTCGCGGATTTAATTGCCATGAATGCCCTTTATCGTCCTGGGCCTATCGAATATATTCCGTCGTTTGTTCGCCGTAAAAATGGTGAAGAACCAATTCAGTACGATTTGGATGCGATGGAAGAATATTTATCAGAAACCTACGGAATTACGGTTTATCAGGAGCAAGTAATGTTGCTTTCGCAAAAATTAGCAGGTTTCTCGAAAGGTGATGCCGACGTTTTGCGTAAAGCAATGGGGAAAAAGCAAAAAGCTGTCTTGGATAAAATGAAACCAAAATTTGTTGCGCAAGCTTCAGAAAAAGGGCATGATCCTAAGATTTTAGAAAAAGTTTGGACAGACTGGGAAGCCTTTGCATCCTATGCCTTCAATAAATCGCACTCGACGTGTTATGCATGGGTAGCGTATCAAACAGCTTATCTGAAAGCACATTATCCAGCAGAATATATGGCGGCTGTTCTTTCAAATAATATGAATGATATCAAGCAAGTGACCTTCTTTATGGAAGAGTGTAAGCGAATGGGATTGGCGGTTCTTGGTCCAGATATCAATGAATCGATTACGAAGTTTAACGTAAACGAAAATTATGAAATTCGTTTTGGAATGGGTGCTGTAAAAGGAGTTGGACATGCTGCGGTAAATTCAATTATATCAGAACGAGAAGAAAATGGACCTTTCAAAGATATTTACGATTTTGTGAAACGTGTCGAATTAAGAACGGTGAACAAAAAAACAATCGAAAATTTAGTTTTGGCTGGAGGTTTTGATTCGTTCGAATTTCATCGTGGACGTTATTTCTTTATCGATAATACAACGACGAATTTGGAGAAATTAATCAAATATGGAGGAAATTATCAGGAGCAAAAAAACTCTTCTCAAACTTCTTTATTTGGTGATTTCGGAGGAGATTCTGTTGTAGAAGATGTGGTTCCGATGTTGCCAGATTGTGAGAAATGGAATATGTTACAACGTTTGTCGAAGGAGAAAGAAGTTGTTGGAATTTATATTTCTTCGCATCCTTTGGATGATTTCAAACATGAGTTGAAAATGGCTTCAAATTGTAGTATTTCTGATATCAATGCGAATGAAGATAATTTTGTCAACAAAGAAGTTTCGATTTGTGGAATGATGTCAAATATTCAACATAGAATTGCCAAAAATGGAAACGAATTTGGTATTTTTACGTTTAGCGATTATACAGATTCGATGGATATCATGGTTTTTGGGAGCGATTATATGAAGTATAGACACTTTATGCAAGAAAATATGTTCTTGAATTTGAAATTGAATATCTCGAAAAAAGAATTCAAAGACAAAGAAGGAAATGTAACACAAGGTCGTGTGTATAAAAACATCACAAATATTTTGTTGTTGAATGAAATTGTGGAAAAGCAAGCCGAAAAAATGACGGTGAAGATTGAAGTTCCAGAATTTTCGGAAGAAACATTTAGCAAATTATCAGATATTATGTTCAAATATCAAGGAGATAAATTATTAAAAATTCAATTAATTGATCCAAAAGATTATTTGAACAATTTGGATTTACCAGCAAGTAAAATCAAAATTAACATTTGTCGAGATTTGTTGAAAGAATTAGATGAATTGCAGGAAATTACATTCAAACTGAATTAA